From one Salmo salar chromosome ssa09, Ssal_v3.1, whole genome shotgun sequence genomic stretch:
- the slc19a3a gene encoding thiamine transporter 1 isoform X3, which translates to MVPVFLLTDWLRYKPVVVFQCINLFITWAMMLLVQEVAVFKAMQFFYGVKSACEVAYFSYIYSIVDLKYYRKATSYCRSVQLLGYTVGSVLGQLLVSFNLMSYNNILVLTLVLISIALVTSLFLPMPQRSMFFHQSQSDPLQTPEGGDRCAGNVSTEGPVRARGCSQVFLLLWRDFLQCYSTRALLYWSVWWVLATCGYNQAINYVQVLWAHIQPSQKVQVYNGGVEAVSNLFGAATAYGIGFIQVDWAQWGELFLGSISGLGAAALFIMTFTDNIWVCYAGYVAFKGLYMLLITFAMFQIATELSMERYALIFGANNFGSLVLQTIITSVVVDGRGLGLGIIPQFIIYGSYFSAIAVIFFLRGVYTIMRVRQSHRDSTTAEEPPSLKDSDTCPEQRLSRRN; encoded by the exons ATGGTGCCAGTCTTTCTGCTCACCGATTGGCTGCGCTACAAGCCCGTCGTGGTGTTTCAGTGCATCAACCTCTTCATAACCTGGGCGATGATGCTATTGGTGCAGGAGGTGGCAGTCTTTAAGGCGATGCAGTTCTTCTATGGCGTAAAGTCGGCCTGTGAGGTGGCCTACTTCTCATACATCTACAGCATAGTGGACCTGAAGTACTACCGAAAGGCTACATCCTACTGCCGTAGTGTACAGCTGCTAGGCTACACGGTGGGCTCTGTGCTGGGACAGTTGCTGGTCAGTTTCAACctcatgtcctacaacaacatcctggtacttACCCTGGTGTTGATCTCCATCGCCCTGGTGACTTCCCTCTTCCTGCCAATGCCACAGAGAAGCATGTTCTTCCATCAGAGTCAAAGTGACCCACTACAGACCCCAGAAGGAGGGGACAGGTGCGCAGGTAATGTGTCCACTGAGGGGCCAGTGAGGGCTAGGGGCTGCAGCCAGGTCTTTTTGCTGCTGTGGAGAGACTTTCTCCAGTGCTACTCCACCAGGGCACTGCTGTACTGGTCAGTGTGGTGGGTACTGGCTACCTGTGGCTACAACCAGGCAATTAACTATGTACAGGTGTTATGGGCGCACATACAGCCATCCCAGAAAGTCCAAGTCTACAACGGAGGGGTGGAAGCTGTGTCCAACCTGTTTG GTGCAGCGACAGCCTATGGCATTGGTTTCATCCAGGTGGACTGGGCCCAGTGGGGAGAGTTGTTCCTGGGCTCCATCTCTGGCCTGGGTGCTGCAGCCCTGTTCATCATGACCTTCACTGACAACATCTGGGTCTGCTATGCCGGCTATGTTGCCTTTAAGGGCCTCTACATGCTGCTTATCACATTTGCCAT GTTCCAAATTGCTACTGAGCTCTCTATGGAGAGATATGCACTGATCTTCGGAGCAAACAACTTTGGGTCTTTGGTCCTTCAGACCATCATCACATCCGTTGTGGTGGATGGCAGGGGGCTCGGCCTGGGCATCATCCCACAG TTCATAATTTATGGAAGCTACTTCTCAGCCATCGCTGTCATTTTCTTTCTGAGGGGTGTGTACACGATTATGAGAGTGCGGCAAAGCCACAGAGACTCCACCACTGCAGAG
- the LOC106612572 gene encoding dynein assembly factor with WDR repeat domains 1, translating to MKLKRFLLRYYPPGIILEYEKGGALKTKSIDLLDLSPETDTEELISEIRKSEPLITASRVDQVKLLILRLQEKLGQQDNRRFYLFKALQAHILPLTNVAFNKSGSSFITGSYDRTCKIWDTASGEELHTLEGHRNVVYAIAFNNPYGDKIATGSFDKTCRLWSVETGKCFHTFRGHTAEIVCLAFNPQSTLVATGSMDTTAKLWDIQTGEEVSTLTGHSAEIISLSFNTVGDQLVTGSFDHTVSLWDVPSGRRVHTLIGHRGEISSVQFNWDCSLIITGSMDKSCRVWEAASGKCMATLAGHEDEVLDVCFDYTGQLIATASADGTARVYSAVSYQCISRLESHEGEISKICFNAQGSRVLTASADKTARLWDVQSGVCLQVLEGHTDEIFSSAFNYEGDTIITGSKDNTCRIWR from the exons ATGAAACTCAAACGATTCCTTCTCAGATATTATCCACCAG GTATCATCCTGGAATATGAGAAAGGAGGAGCTCTGAAGACTAAATCCATTGATCTGTTGGATTTGTCTCCGGA GACAGACACCGAGGAGTTAATATCAGAGATCAGGAAATCGGAGCCGCTGATCACAGCATCACGCGTCGACCAAGTCAAACTCTTGATCCTCAGACTGCAGGAGAAACTGGGTCAGCAGGACAACCGCAGATTCTACCTCTTCAAG gcgctgcaggcgCACATCCTGCCACTGACAAACGTTGCCTTCAATAAATCAGGGTCGAG ttttATAACTGGGAGCTATGACAGGACATGTAAAATATGGGACACGGCGTCAGGCGAGGAGCTGCACACACTGGAGGGCCACAGGAACGTGGTGTACGCCATCGCCTTCAACAACCCCTACGG GGACAAGATTGCCACTGGGTCCTTTGATAAGACCTGCAGGCTGTGGAGTGTAGAGACGGGCAAATGTTTCCACACCTTCCGAGGACACACTGCTGAAATA GTGTGCTTGGCGTTTAACCCTCAAAGTACCTTGGTGGCCACGGGTAGCATGGACACTACGGCCAAGCTATGGGACATCCAGACTGGAGAGGAGGTGTCTACACTGACA gGCCACTCAGCAGAGATCATCTCCTTGTCATTTAACACAGTGGGTGACCAGCTAGTCACTGGCTCCTTTGACCACACTGTTTCTCTGTGGGATGTTCCATCTGGGAG GCGTGTCCACACACTGATAGGCCACAGAGGGGAGATCAGCAGTGTTCAGTTTAACTGGGACTGCTCCCTCATCATCACCGGCTCCATGGACAAAAGTTGTAGG GTGTGGGAGGCAGCGAGTGGGAAGTGTATGGCCACACTAGCAGGCCATGAAGACGAGGTGCTGGATGTGTGTTTCGACTACACCGGTCAACTCATAGCCACCGCCTCGGCTGACG GCACAGCGAGAGTGTACAGCGCTGTTAGCTACCAGTGCATCTCCAGACTGGAGAGCCATGAGGGAGAGATCTCCAAG ATCTGTTTTAATGCTCAGGGCAGTAGAGTTCTGACGGCCAGCGCTGACAAGACGGCTCGCCTGTGGGATGTCCAGTCTGGCGTCTGTCTGCAGGTTCTGGAGGGACACACGGACGAGATCTTCTCCTCCGCCTTCAACTACGAGGGTGACACCATCATCACAG GCAGCAAGGACAACACCTGTCGCATCTGGCGCTGA
- the slc19a3a gene encoding thiamine transporter 1 isoform X2, translated as MDAVKRWRAGWGYPTTLLCIYGFFSTVKPLVPFIYPYLTGPDKNLTVEQVTNEIYPVWTYSYLAVMVPVFLLTDWLRYKPVVVFQCINLFITWAMMLLVQEVAVFKAMQFFYGVKSACEVAYFSYIYSIVDLKYYRKATSYCRSVQLLGYTVGSVLGQLLVSFNLMSYNNILVLTLVLISIALVTSLFLPMPQRSMFFHQSQSDPLQTPEGGDRCAGNVSTEGPVRARGCSQVFLLLWRDFLQCYSTRALLYWSVWWVLATCGYNQAINYVQVLWAHIQPSQKVQVYNGGVEAVSNLFGAATAYGIGFIQVDWAQWGELFLGSISGLGAAALFIMTFTDNIWVCYAGYVAFKGLYMLLITFAMFQIATELSMERYALIFGANNFGSLVLQTIITSVVVDGRGLGLGIIPQFIIYGSYFSAIAVIFFLRGVYTIMRVRQSHRDSTTAEEPPSLKDSDTCPEQRLSRRN; from the exons ATGGATGCTGTGAAGCGGTGGAGGGCAGGATGGGGCTATCCCACAACTCTGCTGTGCATCTATGGGTTCTTCAGTACTGTGAAACCTCTCGTACCCTTCATCTACCCTTACCTGACTGGTCCAGACAAAAACCTGACGGTGGAacag GTGACCAATGAGATCTACCCTGTGTGGACATACTCCTACCTGGCTGTGATGGTGCCAGTCTTTCTGCTCACCGATTGGCTGCGCTACAAGCCCGTCGTGGTGTTTCAGTGCATCAACCTCTTCATAACCTGGGCGATGATGCTATTGGTGCAGGAGGTGGCAGTCTTTAAGGCGATGCAGTTCTTCTATGGCGTAAAGTCGGCCTGTGAGGTGGCCTACTTCTCATACATCTACAGCATAGTGGACCTGAAGTACTACCGAAAGGCTACATCCTACTGCCGTAGTGTACAGCTGCTAGGCTACACGGTGGGCTCTGTGCTGGGACAGTTGCTGGTCAGTTTCAACctcatgtcctacaacaacatcctggtacttACCCTGGTGTTGATCTCCATCGCCCTGGTGACTTCCCTCTTCCTGCCAATGCCACAGAGAAGCATGTTCTTCCATCAGAGTCAAAGTGACCCACTACAGACCCCAGAAGGAGGGGACAGGTGCGCAGGTAATGTGTCCACTGAGGGGCCAGTGAGGGCTAGGGGCTGCAGCCAGGTCTTTTTGCTGCTGTGGAGAGACTTTCTCCAGTGCTACTCCACCAGGGCACTGCTGTACTGGTCAGTGTGGTGGGTACTGGCTACCTGTGGCTACAACCAGGCAATTAACTATGTACAGGTGTTATGGGCGCACATACAGCCATCCCAGAAAGTCCAAGTCTACAACGGAGGGGTGGAAGCTGTGTCCAACCTGTTTG GTGCAGCGACAGCCTATGGCATTGGTTTCATCCAGGTGGACTGGGCCCAGTGGGGAGAGTTGTTCCTGGGCTCCATCTCTGGCCTGGGTGCTGCAGCCCTGTTCATCATGACCTTCACTGACAACATCTGGGTCTGCTATGCCGGCTATGTTGCCTTTAAGGGCCTCTACATGCTGCTTATCACATTTGCCAT GTTCCAAATTGCTACTGAGCTCTCTATGGAGAGATATGCACTGATCTTCGGAGCAAACAACTTTGGGTCTTTGGTCCTTCAGACCATCATCACATCCGTTGTGGTGGATGGCAGGGGGCTCGGCCTGGGCATCATCCCACAG TTCATAATTTATGGAAGCTACTTCTCAGCCATCGCTGTCATTTTCTTTCTGAGGGGTGTGTACACGATTATGAGAGTGCGGCAAAGCCACAGAGACTCCACCACTGCAGAG